The proteins below are encoded in one region of bacterium:
- a CDS encoding acylphosphatase has product MKEALQAVVVGSVQGVGFRWFVVRHARSLGLLGTVANLPDGTVRVVAVGERGDLESLVALLREGPSASRVSDVKLQWAPATETYRDFSVL; this is encoded by the coding sequence GTGAAAGAGGCGCTGCAGGCGGTCGTGGTGGGGTCGGTCCAGGGTGTGGGCTTCCGCTGGTTCGTGGTGCGCCACGCCCGGTCGCTGGGCCTCCTCGGCACGGTGGCCAACCTGCCCGATGGGACGGTCCGGGTGGTCGCGGTGGGCGAGCGGGGCGACCTGGAATCGCTCGTCGCCCTCCTGCGCGAGGGTCCGTCGGCTTCCCGCGTCTCGGACGTCAAGCTCCAATGGGCCCCGGCCACGGAAACCTACCGCGATTTCAGCGTATTATAA